A stretch of Deinobacterium chartae DNA encodes these proteins:
- a CDS encoding DUF475 domain-containing protein — MVLAKEFGFALGFSVVCLVLSALYGFQTGNVSTALQFLLITVILGVMELSLSFDNAVVNASVLKNMTALWQRRFLTWGILIAVFGMRLVFPIVIVAVVAHIGLVEVVQLAFGNPEEYARQLTAAHVPISAFGGSFLMLVFLNYLMDPDKDVHWLGRLEEGLARIGKLDTIQVVITGILLLLAVQFLVPAEEKLAGLIAGFVGILVYLAINALGGLFDADSLAKNAAQAGLVSFIYLEVLDASFSLDGVIGAFAVTKEVVIIAAGLAIGAVFVRSITLMLVHHGTLQQYVFLEHGAHYGIGALAIIMLLSLSPTVHIPEVVTGLIGVGFIAAAIYWSVRHNRAQSALGQGRAN, encoded by the coding sequence GTGGTGTTAGCAAAAGAATTCGGTTTCGCCCTAGGATTTTCCGTGGTCTGTCTGGTCCTTTCGGCGCTGTACGGTTTCCAGACCGGCAATGTCAGCACCGCGCTGCAGTTCCTGCTGATCACCGTCATTCTGGGTGTGATGGAGCTGTCGCTGTCTTTTGACAACGCGGTGGTCAACGCCTCGGTCCTCAAGAACATGACGGCGCTGTGGCAGCGCCGTTTCCTGACCTGGGGCATCCTGATCGCCGTGTTCGGCATGCGCCTGGTTTTTCCGATCGTGATCGTGGCCGTGGTGGCGCACATCGGCCTGGTGGAGGTGGTCCAGCTCGCCTTCGGGAACCCCGAAGAGTACGCGCGGCAGCTCACCGCAGCGCACGTGCCGATCAGCGCTTTCGGCGGCAGCTTCCTGATGCTGGTTTTCCTGAACTACCTGATGGATCCGGACAAGGATGTGCACTGGCTGGGACGCCTCGAGGAGGGGCTCGCCCGCATCGGCAAGCTCGATACCATCCAGGTGGTCATCACCGGCATTCTGCTGCTGCTGGCCGTGCAGTTCCTGGTGCCCGCCGAGGAGAAACTGGCCGGCCTGATCGCCGGGTTCGTGGGCATTCTGGTGTACCTGGCGATCAACGCGCTCGGCGGGCTGTTCGACGCGGACTCGCTGGCCAAGAACGCCGCGCAGGCCGGACTGGTGTCGTTCATCTACCTCGAGGTGCTCGACGCGTCGTTCTCGCTCGACGGCGTGATCGGGGCGTTCGCGGTCACCAAGGAGGTGGTGATCATCGCGGCGGGTCTGGCCATCGGTGCGGTGTTCGTCCGCTCGATCACGCTGATGCTGGTGCACCACGGCACGCTGCAGCAGTACGTGTTCCTCGAGCATGGCGCGCACTACGGCATCGGGGCGCTGGCCATCATCATGCTGCTGAGCCTCAGCCCCACGGTGCATATTCCCGAAGTGGTAACCGGCCTGATCGGTGTGGGCTTTATCGCGGCGGCCATCTACTGGTCGGTGCGGCACAACCGCGCTCAGTCCGCGCTCGGGCAGGGCCGCGCCAACTGA
- a CDS encoding TerD family protein — MSISLTKGQKISLEKEAGGQLTRVVMGLGWDAKKKGGFLGMFGGGAQEIDLDASCVMFDASGQIVDTVWFRQLQSRDGSIQHTGDNRTGAGDGDDEQIIVDLSRVPQSVTALVFVVNSFTGQNFSQVENAYCRLVDQATGREVARYNLSATGSHTAQVMSKVYRHGGEWKMHAIGENASGRTFQDLLPVMRANL; from the coding sequence ATGTCGATCAGCCTCACCAAAGGACAGAAGATCAGCCTCGAGAAAGAGGCGGGCGGCCAGCTGACCCGCGTTGTGATGGGCCTCGGCTGGGATGCCAAGAAAAAAGGCGGCTTCCTGGGCATGTTCGGGGGCGGCGCGCAGGAGATTGACCTGGACGCCTCGTGCGTGATGTTCGATGCCTCGGGCCAGATTGTGGATACGGTGTGGTTCCGCCAGTTGCAGAGCCGCGACGGTTCGATCCAGCACACCGGCGACAACCGCACCGGTGCGGGCGACGGAGACGACGAGCAGATCATCGTGGACCTCTCGCGCGTACCGCAGAGCGTGACCGCGCTGGTGTTCGTGGTGAACTCGTTCACCGGCCAGAACTTCTCGCAGGTCGAGAACGCCTACTGCCGCCTGGTGGATCAGGCGACCGGCCGCGAGGTGGCCCGGTACAACCTGAGCGCCACCGGGAGCCACACGGCTCAGGTCATGAGCAAGGTCTACCGCCACGGGGGCGAGTGGAAGATGCACGCCATCGGCGAGAACGCTTCGGGCCGAACCTTCCAGGACCTGCTGCCGGTCATGCGTGCCAACCTCTGA
- a CDS encoding TIGR00266 family protein, which translates to MRAFVRGEKARLSELTTSAQLRAELRGLTPQGAADFCAFVLGETGRLDDPRSFVSRTQPQSADGSVRLVSVQPGLSVFDLDLGRLPTGAQRVVFVLSLEASELRTLQGAQLTLFDPRGAVASFVLNAADFGSERAALVAEFYRKGEWRFAAVGQGFAGGLEALLAQFGGYGLPGVGPTSPAPGFGPSSSSAGFGPAQGGSGFGPASSSSGFGPSSPGFGSAQGSSGFGTSHPPAQGAGFGPATPPASSGFGSAQGGSGFGPASPGSGFGPSSPGPGFGSAQGGSGFGPPVPPASGGSGFGAGSGGLPGSLGGLLGQVGNALGGMQGGGQVRGPADVIDYRILGDDLQMVEIELDPGETVRAEAGALMYMGPGIEMQTGFGGGGLFSGLKRMVTGESFFITNFTHGGSGKGRVAFAAPYPGKIIPLDLAALGGRFLCQKDAFLCAARGVEVEVAFTKRLGAGFFGGEGFILQRLEGQGMAFIHAGGAIVKHELAPGETLRVDTGCLVAFSPSVDYDIRFLGGFKNALFGGEGMFLAHLTGPGTVYLQSLPLSRFADRLFAASRAGGRREENRGVGGSGLLGGLLSGDR; encoded by the coding sequence ATGCGAGCGTTCGTGCGCGGTGAAAAAGCCCGGCTCTCGGAACTCACCACCTCGGCGCAACTGCGCGCCGAACTGCGCGGCCTGACCCCACAGGGGGCCGCTGACTTCTGCGCCTTCGTGCTCGGCGAGACCGGACGCCTCGACGACCCGCGCAGCTTCGTCTCGCGCACCCAGCCGCAGAGCGCGGACGGTTCGGTGCGCCTGGTTTCGGTGCAGCCGGGCCTGTCCGTCTTTGACCTGGACCTGGGCCGCCTGCCCACCGGTGCGCAGCGGGTGGTCTTTGTCCTGTCCCTCGAGGCTTCCGAGCTGCGCACCCTGCAGGGTGCGCAGCTGACCCTGTTCGACCCCCGGGGCGCGGTGGCGAGCTTCGTGCTGAACGCCGCCGACTTTGGCTCCGAACGCGCCGCGCTGGTTGCGGAGTTCTACCGCAAGGGAGAGTGGCGTTTCGCCGCCGTAGGGCAGGGCTTCGCGGGCGGCCTCGAGGCTTTGCTGGCGCAGTTCGGTGGCTACGGCCTGCCTGGGGTGGGCCCGACCTCGCCCGCTCCGGGTTTTGGTCCGTCCAGCTCGAGTGCGGGTTTCGGCCCCGCCCAGGGCGGTTCGGGTTTTGGTCCGGCGAGTTCCTCGAGCGGTTTTGGGCCGTCGTCCCCGGGTTTCGGCTCCGCGCAGGGCAGTTCGGGGTTTGGCACTTCCCATCCGCCTGCGCAGGGAGCGGGGTTCGGTCCGGCCACACCGCCCGCCTCGAGCGGTTTTGGCTCCGCCCAGGGCGGTTCGGGGTTTGGTCCGGCGTCGCCGGGTTCTGGCTTCGGGCCGTCGTCTCCGGGCCCGGGTTTTGGCTCCGCGCAGGGCGGGTCGGGTTTCGGGCCGCCCGTCCCTCCCGCTTCGGGAGGCTCCGGTTTCGGTGCGGGCAGCGGGGGGCTTCCGGGTTCCCTGGGCGGGCTGCTCGGACAGGTCGGTAACGCGCTGGGCGGCATGCAAGGCGGCGGACAGGTGCGCGGCCCGGCCGACGTGATCGACTACCGCATCTTGGGCGATGACCTGCAGATGGTCGAGATCGAGCTGGACCCGGGCGAGACCGTGCGCGCCGAAGCGGGAGCTTTGATGTACATGGGGCCGGGCATCGAGATGCAGACCGGCTTCGGCGGCGGGGGCCTGTTCAGCGGGCTCAAGCGCATGGTGACCGGCGAGAGCTTTTTCATCACCAACTTCACGCACGGCGGCAGCGGCAAGGGCCGCGTGGCCTTTGCCGCACCGTACCCCGGCAAGATCATCCCGCTCGATCTGGCCGCACTCGGCGGACGCTTCTTGTGCCAGAAGGACGCTTTCTTGTGTGCTGCGCGCGGTGTGGAGGTCGAGGTGGCCTTTACCAAGCGGCTGGGCGCTGGCTTTTTCGGGGGCGAGGGCTTTATCCTGCAGCGGCTCGAGGGCCAGGGAATGGCTTTTATTCACGCGGGCGGAGCGATCGTGAAGCACGAACTCGCCCCCGGCGAGACCCTGCGGGTGGACACCGGCTGTCTGGTGGCTTTCTCGCCCTCGGTAGACTACGACATCCGTTTCCTGGGCGGCTTCAAGAACGCGCTGTTTGGCGGTGAGGGCATGTTCTTGGCCCACCTGACCGGTCCGGGGACCGTGTACCTGCAGAGCCTGCCGCTCTCGCGCTTCGCCGACCGCCTGTTCGCCGCCTCGAGGGCCGGCGGGCGGCGCGAGGAAAACCGGGGTGTGGGGGGCAGCGGCCTGCTGGGCGGGTTGCTGAGCGGAGACAGGTGA
- a CDS encoding TerD family protein, with product MAVSLSKGGNVSLSKAEPGLKRILIGLGWDLRVTDGDAFDLDASVFLLNEGGKVRSDSDFIFYNNPRSADGSVVHKGDNRTGQGEGDDEAIEVNLETVPADVQKLVVGVTIHEATARRQNFGMVNNAYIRVLNADTSNEIARYDLSEDSSTEVAMLFGEVYRHNGEWKFKAVGQGFSGGLGPMAQSYGVNVG from the coding sequence ATGGCAGTTTCTCTTTCCAAGGGTGGCAACGTCAGTCTCTCCAAGGCCGAACCCGGCCTCAAGCGCATCCTGATCGGCCTCGGCTGGGACCTGCGCGTGACCGACGGCGACGCCTTCGACCTCGACGCCAGCGTTTTCCTGCTCAACGAAGGCGGCAAGGTCCGCTCGGACTCGGATTTCATCTTCTACAACAACCCCCGTTCCGCCGACGGCTCGGTCGTGCACAAGGGCGACAACCGCACCGGCCAGGGCGAGGGCGACGACGAGGCGATCGAGGTCAACCTCGAGACCGTTCCGGCCGACGTTCAGAAGCTGGTCGTGGGTGTGACCATCCACGAGGCGACCGCCCGCCGTCAGAACTTCGGCATGGTCAACAACGCCTACATCCGCGTGCTGAACGCCGATACCAGCAACGAAATCGCCCGTTACGACCTGTCCGAGGACTCCTCGACCGAAGTCGCGATGCTCTTTGGCGAGGTGTACCGTCACAACGGCGAGTGGAAGTTCAAGGCGGTCGGTCAGGGCTTCTCCGGCGGGCTGGGCCCCATGGCCCAGTCCTACGGCGTCAACGTCGGCTGA
- a CDS encoding ABC transporter substrate-binding protein, which translates to MKKSILATGLLVGLLTACSSGGGGERNTLTTVTFGDWSSFDPAYCYDSACGEVLQNTLDTLFFYDGDSPRDLVPQLAAELPTVENGGISEDGRVYRVRLREGAKFSDGSPITPEDVEYSLERMMVYSTDVGPAGLLLEPLLGSAAPVRADGEVGYEAIDKAIEVEGDTVVFTLAKPFAPFLEVLAGYWGSIYSKSAAVEAGDWSGTANDWEEFNNLEQAESKLNGGPLGSGPFTIERYDVGTSVILQRNNNYYKEPAQLERVIILSVNEEGTRIQQLQAGDADMASPNAITPSQLPTVRKIEGVTVEQRPSLSLTAFLMNWNIDGSGTGYLGSGRLDGRGIPANFFSDENVRRGIAYAFDYDAYVNDVLQGNGRQQNTILLEGLPGADESQRYSQDLDRAREAFQAAWNGEVWENGFTLPVFFNSGNTSRQRGLEILKQNLESLNPKFRVEVRELQFSQILSQGAAGKMTLWFAGWGADFADPHSFAQPFYESHGTYAQNIRYSDPAMDRLISEAIASTNQDRRVELYRQIATRGFEEVVMVPLTQSLNTYVTRDNVQGRVMNPMFAGDYFYPISKQ; encoded by the coding sequence GTGAAAAAATCGATCCTGGCTACCGGCCTGCTGGTCGGCCTGCTGACCGCCTGCTCGTCGGGCGGCGGCGGCGAACGCAACACCCTGACCACCGTAACGTTCGGCGACTGGTCGAGCTTTGACCCCGCCTACTGCTATGACAGCGCCTGCGGCGAGGTGTTGCAGAACACCCTCGACACCCTGTTTTTCTACGACGGAGACAGCCCGCGCGATCTGGTTCCGCAGCTGGCCGCCGAGCTCCCCACCGTCGAAAACGGAGGCATCTCCGAAGACGGGCGGGTCTACCGCGTCCGCCTGCGCGAGGGCGCCAAGTTTTCGGATGGCAGCCCGATCACGCCCGAGGACGTGGAGTACAGCCTCGAGCGCATGATGGTGTACTCGACCGACGTGGGTCCCGCCGGTCTGCTGCTCGAGCCGCTGCTGGGCAGCGCCGCCCCGGTGCGCGCCGACGGCGAGGTGGGCTACGAGGCCATCGACAAGGCCATCGAGGTGGAAGGCGACACCGTGGTCTTCACCCTGGCCAAGCCCTTTGCACCTTTCCTCGAGGTGCTGGCCGGCTACTGGGGCAGCATCTACTCCAAGTCGGCCGCTGTCGAGGCCGGTGACTGGAGCGGCACGGCCAACGACTGGGAAGAATTCAACAACCTCGAGCAGGCCGAGAGCAAGCTGAACGGCGGGCCGCTGGGCTCCGGTCCGTTTACGATCGAGCGCTACGACGTGGGCACCTCGGTGATCTTGCAGCGCAACAACAACTACTACAAAGAACCGGCCCAGCTCGAGCGCGTGATCATCCTGTCGGTGAACGAGGAAGGAACGCGCATCCAGCAGCTGCAGGCGGGCGACGCCGACATGGCCAGCCCCAATGCCATCACACCCTCGCAGCTGCCGACCGTGCGCAAGATCGAGGGCGTCACCGTCGAGCAGCGGCCCTCGCTGTCGCTCACGGCCTTCTTGATGAACTGGAACATCGACGGCTCCGGCACCGGTTACCTGGGCAGCGGCCGCCTTGACGGACGCGGCATTCCGGCCAACTTCTTCTCGGACGAGAACGTGCGCCGCGGCATCGCCTATGCCTTTGACTACGATGCCTACGTGAACGACGTGCTGCAGGGCAACGGGCGGCAGCAGAACACCATCTTGCTCGAGGGGCTGCCCGGCGCCGACGAGAGCCAGCGTTACAGCCAGGACCTCGACCGCGCCCGCGAGGCCTTCCAGGCCGCCTGGAACGGTGAGGTGTGGGAGAACGGCTTCACGCTGCCGGTCTTTTTCAACTCGGGTAACACCAGCCGCCAGCGCGGCCTCGAGATTCTCAAGCAGAACCTCGAGAGCCTCAACCCCAAATTCAGGGTAGAGGTGCGCGAGCTGCAGTTCTCGCAGATCCTCTCGCAGGGCGCTGCCGGCAAGATGACGCTGTGGTTCGCCGGCTGGGGTGCGGACTTCGCCGACCCGCACTCGTTCGCGCAGCCTTTTTACGAGTCGCACGGCACCTACGCCCAGAACATCCGTTACAGCGATCCGGCGATGGACCGCCTGATCTCCGAGGCCATCGCCTCGACCAACCAGGACCGCCGGGTGGAACTGTACCGTCAGATCGCAACGCGCGGCTTCGAGGAAGTGGTGATGGTTCCGCTGACCCAGTCGCTGAACACCTACGTGACGCGCGACAACGTTCAGGGCCGCGTGATGAATCCCATGTTCGCAGGCGACTACTTCTATCCCATCTCCAAACAGTGA
- the gcvT gene encoding glycine cleavage system aminomethyltransferase GcvT, whose translation MTDQSALQKTPLYPAHLEANARMVEFGGWAMPVQYEGVIKEHQAVRERAAVFDVSHMGEFRVKGPGALDFLQYATPNDVSKLKPGRAQYNMLPNDRGGLVDDIYIYCLAPHEYLVVVNASNIGKDFAHLEQLRAGFDVTLSDESGAWALLAVQGPQTEALLQPHTDLDLSHHKKNAVFFAQLFGMPVMMARTGYTGEDGFEVFVEAALAERLWKALLSAGIPPAGLGARDTLRLEAGFPLYGHEFSDDLNPLQSHYGWVFKDKPHFGREALQAAPNTRELVGLRLEKAIAREGAPVLSGERVVGVVTSGTSSPTLKYPIALAYVDRDALHLGLSVEIRGKPHSAERVSVPFYRPPTR comes from the coding sequence ATGACAGACCAGAGCGCACTCCAAAAAACCCCGCTGTACCCGGCTCACCTCGAGGCGAACGCCCGCATGGTCGAGTTCGGCGGCTGGGCCATGCCGGTGCAGTACGAGGGCGTGATCAAGGAACATCAGGCCGTGCGCGAACGCGCGGCCGTGTTCGATGTCTCGCACATGGGAGAGTTCCGGGTAAAGGGGCCCGGGGCGCTCGATTTCCTGCAATACGCGACCCCCAACGACGTCTCGAAGCTCAAACCCGGCCGCGCGCAGTACAACATGCTGCCCAACGACCGCGGTGGGCTGGTCGACGACATCTACATCTACTGCCTGGCCCCCCACGAGTACCTGGTGGTGGTCAACGCTTCGAACATCGGCAAGGACTTCGCGCACCTAGAGCAGTTGCGCGCGGGATTCGACGTCACGCTCAGCGACGAGTCAGGGGCCTGGGCGCTGCTGGCCGTGCAGGGCCCGCAGACCGAGGCGCTGCTGCAACCGCACACCGACCTCGACCTGAGCCACCACAAGAAAAATGCCGTGTTCTTCGCGCAGCTGTTCGGCATGCCGGTCATGATGGCCCGCACCGGCTACACCGGCGAGGACGGCTTCGAGGTCTTCGTGGAGGCCGCGCTGGCCGAGCGCCTCTGGAAAGCGCTGCTGTCCGCCGGTATCCCCCCGGCGGGGCTGGGCGCACGCGACACCCTGCGCCTCGAGGCGGGCTTTCCGCTGTACGGCCACGAGTTCTCGGACGACCTCAACCCGCTGCAGAGCCACTACGGCTGGGTCTTTAAGGACAAGCCGCACTTCGGGCGCGAGGCGCTGCAGGCCGCACCCAACACCCGCGAGCTGGTGGGGCTGCGCCTCGAGAAGGCCATCGCCCGCGAAGGAGCCCCGGTGCTCTCGGGCGAGCGCGTGGTCGGCGTGGTCACCAGCGGCACCTCGAGCCCCACGCTGAAGTATCCGATCGCGCTGGCCTACGTGGACCGCGACGCTCTCCACCTCGGCCTGAGCGTCGAAATTCGCGGCAAGCCGCACTCCGCCGAGCGCGTAAGCGTACCGTTTTACCGTCCTCCAACCCGCTAA
- the gcvH gene encoding glycine cleavage system protein GcvH — MNTPQNLRYLKSHEWVRVDGNIATVGITDFAQDQLGDVVYVELPQVGRTVSAGESVAVVESVKTASDIYSPASGTVIEVNDDLEGSPERVNESPYEGGWLFKVELGDLHADLLDAAAYEAIAQDS; from the coding sequence ATGAACACTCCCCAAAACCTCAGGTACCTCAAGTCTCACGAGTGGGTGCGCGTCGATGGCAATATCGCCACGGTCGGCATCACCGACTTTGCCCAGGATCAGCTGGGCGACGTGGTCTACGTCGAACTCCCGCAGGTGGGACGCACGGTGAGCGCTGGCGAGAGCGTCGCGGTCGTCGAGTCGGTCAAGACCGCCAGCGACATCTACAGCCCGGCCAGCGGCACCGTGATCGAGGTCAACGACGACCTCGAGGGCAGCCCCGAGCGCGTTAACGAAAGCCCGTACGAGGGGGGCTGGCTCTTTAAGGTCGAACTGGGCGATCTGCACGCCGACCTGCTGGACGCAGCCGCCTACGAGGCCATCGCTCAGGACAGCTGA
- the gcvPA gene encoding aminomethyl-transferring glycine dehydrogenase subunit GcvPA — MRYTPHTESDLRRALEVIGVESTDALFADIPAELQSPEIDLPAGLDEVALVRHLRGLARKNVEGELNFLGGGMQTHYHPAVVDALTFQSEFVTAYTPYQPEVSQGELQATFEFQSAMVELTGLDVSNASMYDGASATAEAALLAMRQTGRNTLLVSRGVHPEYRQTLATYLEAVGGQLETLDLEESLTPTTVHVGTHVAGVIVQNPNFLGSLEDMQALSDAAHASGALFVAVVDPLSLAIIQTPGEYGADIAVGDGQLGGNHPNLGGPTYGFMVVKEQLIRQMPGRLCGVTTDVDGRRAFVLTLQAREQHIRRAKAKSNICSNHQLMALQSVIYLSALGPQGLQEMATGSAIQAGKLEALLRDRGFEVISRDFLNEFALRLPAAPELLRRKLAERGIHALVPVPAEYGLGHAALLCATELHSDADLETLANALEAVVQETNA; from the coding sequence ATGCGTTACACCCCGCACACCGAGTCGGACCTGCGCCGCGCCCTCGAGGTCATCGGCGTTGAGAGCACCGACGCGCTGTTCGCCGATATCCCCGCCGAACTGCAATCGCCCGAGATCGACCTGCCCGCCGGGCTCGACGAAGTGGCCCTGGTCCGCCACCTGCGCGGCCTGGCCCGCAAGAACGTGGAGGGCGAACTGAACTTCCTGGGCGGCGGCATGCAGACCCACTACCACCCGGCAGTGGTCGACGCCCTGACCTTCCAGAGCGAGTTCGTGACCGCCTACACCCCCTACCAGCCCGAAGTCAGCCAGGGCGAGCTGCAGGCCACCTTCGAGTTCCAGTCGGCCATGGTCGAACTCACCGGCTTGGACGTCAGCAACGCCAGCATGTACGACGGCGCGAGTGCCACCGCCGAAGCGGCCCTGCTGGCCATGCGCCAGACCGGACGCAACACCCTGCTGGTCTCGCGCGGCGTGCACCCCGAGTACCGCCAGACCCTGGCAACCTACCTCGAGGCCGTGGGCGGCCAGCTCGAGACCTTAGACCTCGAGGAGAGCCTGACGCCGACGACGGTACACGTCGGTACGCACGTGGCCGGCGTGATCGTGCAAAACCCGAACTTCCTGGGCAGCCTCGAGGACATGCAGGCCCTCTCGGACGCGGCGCACGCGTCCGGAGCGCTGTTCGTGGCCGTGGTGGACCCGCTGTCGCTGGCGATCATCCAAACACCCGGCGAGTACGGCGCCGACATCGCGGTGGGCGACGGCCAGCTCGGCGGCAACCACCCGAATCTGGGCGGGCCGACCTACGGCTTCATGGTGGTCAAGGAGCAGCTCATCCGCCAGATGCCCGGCCGCCTGTGCGGCGTGACCACCGATGTGGACGGCAGGCGCGCCTTTGTGCTGACGCTGCAGGCCCGCGAGCAGCACATCCGCCGGGCCAAGGCCAAGAGCAACATCTGCTCGAACCACCAGCTGATGGCGCTGCAAAGCGTCATCTACCTGTCTGCGCTCGGCCCGCAGGGCCTGCAGGAAATGGCGACCGGCTCGGCCATTCAGGCTGGCAAGCTCGAGGCCCTGCTGCGGGATCGGGGCTTCGAGGTGATCAGCCGCGACTTCCTGAACGAGTTCGCGCTCCGGCTGCCCGCCGCGCCGGAACTGCTGCGCCGCAAGCTGGCCGAGCGCGGCATTCACGCGCTGGTCCCGGTTCCCGCCGAGTACGGCCTGGGCCACGCGGCCCTGCTGTGCGCCACCGAGCTGCACTCGGACGCCGATCTTGAAACGCTGGCCAACGCCCTCGAGGCCGTGGTCCAGGAGACGAATGCATGA
- the gcvPB gene encoding aminomethyl-transferring glycine dehydrogenase subunit GcvPB: MTQTLEQRTSSVRENDYALIFERSQAGRRASVPPRIDGSLEGRLPTRYRRQTPLNLPEVSELDLVRHYTALAHRQFSVDGNFYPLGSCTMKYNPKVHEQLAPEFQNLHPYQDPSTLQGALELLYHLQRDLSAITGMDHTTLQPAAGAHGELAGLLMIRAYHVARGEGETRKVVLVPDGAHGTNPATASMVGYEVQEIASLENGEVDADALIAAMGPQVAAIMLTNPNTVGVFEREIVRIARAAHGHGIQLYYDGANANAIVGRARPGDMGFDVIHLNLHKTFTVPHGGGGPGTGPVGFKAHLAPYAPVPMVVRREDGRFDLEYDRPESIGRVRSFYGNFGNLVRAYTYIRSLGAEGLKDASTKAVLNANYLRVGMQRLGFKIRFERVNMHEFVAQPPEGLRTLDLAKAMLDYGIHPMTVYFPLHVREAMMVEPTETESLETLDHFLAVMGEILQKAQEPGYLEGAPYTTPVRRLDEVMAAKRPVLSYRKLNENR; this comes from the coding sequence ATGACCCAGACTCTCGAACAGCGCACCTCCAGCGTGCGTGAGAACGACTACGCCCTGATCTTCGAGCGCTCGCAGGCCGGACGGCGCGCCAGCGTCCCCCCCCGCATCGACGGCAGCCTCGAGGGCCGCCTCCCCACCCGCTACCGCCGCCAAACCCCCCTGAACCTCCCCGAGGTCAGCGAACTCGACCTCGTCCGCCACTACACCGCACTCGCCCACCGCCAGTTCAGTGTCGATGGCAACTTCTATCCGCTCGGCTCGTGCACCATGAAGTACAACCCCAAGGTGCACGAACAGCTCGCCCCCGAATTCCAGAACCTGCACCCCTACCAGGACCCCAGCACCCTCCAAGGTGCCCTCGAGCTGCTCTACCACCTGCAACGCGACCTGAGTGCGATCACCGGCATGGACCACACCACCTTGCAGCCCGCCGCCGGCGCGCACGGCGAACTCGCCGGGCTGCTGATGATCCGCGCCTACCACGTCGCGCGCGGCGAGGGCGAGACCCGCAAGGTGGTGCTGGTCCCCGACGGCGCGCACGGCACCAACCCGGCGACCGCGTCGATGGTGGGGTACGAGGTGCAGGAGATCGCCAGCCTGGAAAACGGTGAGGTGGACGCGGACGCGCTGATCGCAGCGATGGGCCCGCAGGTCGCGGCGATCATGCTGACCAACCCGAACACGGTGGGGGTCTTCGAACGCGAGATCGTGCGCATCGCACGGGCCGCGCACGGGCACGGCATTCAGCTGTACTACGACGGCGCGAACGCCAACGCCATCGTGGGTCGGGCCCGCCCCGGCGACATGGGCTTTGACGTCATTCACCTGAACCTGCACAAGACCTTCACCGTGCCGCACGGCGGCGGCGGCCCCGGCACCGGACCGGTGGGCTTCAAGGCGCACCTGGCCCCCTACGCTCCGGTGCCGATGGTGGTGCGGCGCGAAGACGGCCGCTTCGACCTCGAGTACGACCGCCCCGAAAGCATCGGACGCGTGCGTTCGTTCTACGGCAACTTCGGCAACCTGGTGCGGGCCTACACCTACATCCGCTCGCTGGGCGCGGAGGGCTTAAAGGACGCCTCGACCAAGGCGGTCTTAAACGCCAACTACCTGCGGGTGGGCATGCAGCGGCTGGGCTTCAAGATCCGCTTCGAGCGGGTGAACATGCACGAGTTCGTGGCGCAACCGCCCGAGGGGCTGCGGACGCTGGACCTGGCCAAGGCGATGCTGGATTACGGCATTCACCCGATGACCGTGTACTTTCCGCTGCACGTGCGCGAGGCGATGATGGTGGAGCCGACCGAGACCGAGAGCCTCGAGACGCTGGACCATTTCCTGGCGGTGATGGGCGAGATCTTGCAAAAAGCGCAGGAGCCCGGGTACCTCGAGGGAGCGCCGTACACCACCCCGGTGCGCCGCCTCGACGAGGTGATGGCGGCCAAGCGCCCGGTGCTGAGCTACCGCAAGCTGAACGAAAACCGGTAA
- a CDS encoding Lrp/AsnC ligand binding domain-containing protein: MVTAIVMINAQREQIAETAAAIAAVRHVKEVYSVTGEWDIVAILRLPGYEHLDDVVTGHLRRIPGIARTQTMLAFRTYDSDQLERGFTLGLDESSSSGDGSV, from the coding sequence ATGGTTACCGCTATCGTGATGATCAACGCACAGCGCGAACAGATCGCTGAAACCGCTGCCGCGATCGCAGCCGTCCGGCACGTCAAGGAAGTGTACAGCGTCACCGGCGAGTGGGACATCGTGGCCATCTTGCGCCTGCCCGGCTACGAGCACCTCGATGACGTCGTCACCGGCCACCTGCGCCGCATCCCGGGCATCGCCCGCACCCAGACCATGCTGGCTTTCCGCACCTACGACTCCGACCAGCTCGAGCGCGGCTTCACCCTCGGTCTGGACGAAAGCTCCTCGAGCGGTGACGGCAGCGTGTGA